From one Sphingomonas sp. BT-65 genomic stretch:
- a CDS encoding glycoside hydrolase family 97 protein, producing MILRILTLLTLVAAPAAASAAECAQSPGKVIELCVSVAQGEARYAVRRNGKELLAPARLGLDFKGEPAARFTALTVAGRRVIDTSWQQPWGEQRVIRDHHTELGVTLTGDTPLNRAVRVVFRLFDDGFGFRYVYDAIPAGQAVEVAGERTEFRPGGAWQAWWYQALGADRDEYLYTQTDARRITLAETPLTMKGADGVHLSFHEAALVDFPSMLLQADGAGTLKAWLMPLPDDVAVRKTGPFATPWRTVLIGDSAAALADSRLTLNLNEPNKLGDVSWFKPGKYVGVWWEMHLNKTSWGSGAYHGATTANVRRYIDFAAKYGFDGVLVEGWNKGWDGDWIANGDKFSFTQAYPDFDLPALAAYGKARGVKLIGHNETGGAVPNYEAQLADALKLYAGAGVSVIKTGYVRPSGTLVDTTGGQHWFADQYLVRHHLHVVEQAAKRRIAINTHEPVKDTGLRRTYPNWVSREGARGQEFNAWGNPTNPPEHVTILPFTRMLAGPMDYTPGIFDLVQGKTELMRRVQSTLATQLALYVVLYSPIHMAADLPENYEARLDAFQFIRDVPTDWEVSRTLAGEIGDYAVVARQPRGGQDWFLGAVTDENPRKLVQPLDFLAPGKRYEAQIYRDAPDADFRHNPVGLEIERRVVTRADRLELALRPGGGAAIRFKRLD from the coding sequence ATGATCCTGCGCATCCTGACCTTGCTTACCCTGGTTGCCGCGCCTGCCGCGGCCAGCGCCGCCGAGTGCGCGCAATCACCGGGCAAGGTGATCGAGTTGTGCGTGTCGGTGGCGCAGGGGGAGGCGCGCTACGCGGTCCGCCGCAACGGCAAGGAGCTGCTCGCGCCCGCGCGGCTCGGCCTCGACTTTAAGGGGGAGCCCGCCGCCCGGTTCACGGCACTGACCGTAGCCGGGCGGCGGGTTATCGACACCAGCTGGCAGCAGCCCTGGGGCGAGCAGCGGGTGATCCGCGACCATCATACCGAGCTCGGCGTCACGCTGACGGGTGACACGCCGCTCAATCGCGCGGTTCGCGTCGTCTTCCGGTTGTTCGATGACGGCTTCGGCTTCCGCTACGTCTATGACGCGATCCCCGCCGGCCAGGCGGTTGAAGTCGCCGGGGAACGGACCGAGTTCCGGCCGGGCGGCGCGTGGCAGGCCTGGTGGTACCAGGCGCTCGGCGCGGACCGCGACGAGTATCTCTACACCCAGACCGACGCCCGCCGCATCACGCTCGCCGAGACGCCGCTGACGATGAAGGGCGCGGACGGCGTCCATCTCTCGTTCCACGAAGCCGCGCTGGTCGATTTCCCGAGCATGCTGCTGCAGGCCGACGGCGCGGGCACGCTCAAGGCATGGCTCATGCCGCTGCCGGACGACGTCGCGGTGCGCAAGACCGGGCCGTTCGCTACGCCGTGGCGCACCGTGCTGATCGGCGACAGCGCCGCCGCGCTCGCCGACAGCCGGCTGACGCTCAACCTCAACGAGCCCAACAAGCTCGGCGACGTCAGCTGGTTCAAGCCCGGCAAATATGTCGGCGTGTGGTGGGAGATGCACCTCAACAAGACCAGCTGGGGCAGCGGCGCCTATCATGGCGCGACCACCGCCAACGTCAGGCGCTACATCGACTTCGCCGCCAAATACGGCTTCGACGGCGTGCTGGTCGAGGGGTGGAACAAGGGCTGGGACGGCGACTGGATCGCCAATGGCGACAAGTTCAGCTTCACGCAGGCCTATCCCGATTTCGATCTTCCCGCGCTCGCCGCCTATGGCAAGGCGCGCGGGGTCAAGCTGATCGGCCACAACGAGACCGGCGGCGCAGTCCCCAATTACGAGGCGCAGCTCGCGGATGCGCTCAAGCTCTATGCCGGCGCCGGGGTGTCGGTGATCAAGACCGGCTATGTCCGCCCCAGCGGTACGCTGGTCGACACCACGGGCGGCCAGCACTGGTTCGCCGACCAGTATCTGGTGCGCCATCATCTGCATGTGGTGGAGCAGGCGGCGAAGCGCCGCATCGCGATCAACACCCACGAGCCAGTCAAGGACACCGGCCTGCGCCGCACTTATCCCAACTGGGTCAGCCGCGAGGGCGCGCGCGGACAGGAGTTCAACGCCTGGGGTAATCCGACCAACCCGCCCGAGCATGTCACGATCCTGCCCTTCACGCGGATGCTCGCTGGGCCGATGGATTATACCCCCGGCATCTTCGACCTGGTGCAGGGCAAGACCGAGCTGATGCGCCGCGTGCAGTCGACGCTGGCGACGCAGCTGGCGCTCTATGTCGTGCTCTATTCCCCGATCCACATGGCGGCGGACCTGCCCGAGAATTACGAGGCGCGGCTTGATGCCTTCCAGTTCATCCGCGACGTGCCGACCGACTGGGAGGTGTCGCGGACGCTGGCGGGCGAGATCGGCGACTATGCCGTGGTGGCGCGCCAGCCGCGCGGCGGGCAGGACTGGTTCCTGGGCGCGGTGACCGACGAGAACCCGCGCAAGCTGGTCCAGCCGCTCGACTTCCTCGCTCCCGGCAAGCGCTACGAGGCGCAGATCTATCGCGATGCACCCGATGCGGACTTCCGGCACAACCCCGTCGGACTCGAGATCGAGCGCCGCGTCGTCACCCGCGCCGACCGCCTCGAACTGGCGCTGCGCCCGGGCGGGGGAGCGGCGATCCGCTTCAAGCGGCTGGACTAG
- a CDS encoding TonB-dependent receptor, producing MKGTDWGRGCHAALRGGVSLAALAIIAMAGAAHAQDGATTAQQSSTGDTPQEEAPRDDIVVIGVRAALATAQNIKKNADTFVDSITATDIGAFPDKSAAEALQRVPGITVGRLQSADDSTHPSGEPTSVLIRGLTQVRTEFNGRDSFSADSARGLQFNDVSPELLAGVDAYKNQTAEMIEGGIAGTVNLRTRLPLDQKGLLVTGSVKANYGDRSERWTHEFSGLVSYSVDTAIGRFGILGNYAESHVVTRTESAIMDKIDTYCTAGFGTADRAIVGADGTIPCTANPFGGSGWAYAPDGIRYSQVDYDRKRRGIAGAAQFENNAGTLKATVQYIDSHYTNAWLERASHTVFDGNYFGTRAFNPRSGSVLAGSSGLTFGSNGMLQSGLLTQPHGSFSGTFESVQAAINAGSAVPGMPFVNYCGAGVCGANPRNGLYFQNEARNFAHEEGTSDLSANIRWDPTDRLHLSADVQFIDASTYNNDILVATGSMANMQYSVNEDGTPRVELLPGSNVNYAAGGLANPHNYWLPFIQGHVEDNDAQEFAFRADGEYEFAGDGWLDSLKVGVRYANRRQKVRYSTFNWTPIAANWNCNGPGFNIDNTTGGAYPTNTGNCAGNAGHAPFRGYGAGIWESASLGDFYDGQSYPNGPLVYLNRATLQDFPKLISSLSGAATNSPLGTGYTAICDRAEATVDECFTPGEVMQIRERTKAAYAMLRFGGNDKTIFGDVTLTGNVGLRVVRTEEESIGSIAFPAANIFDGLPACNAPLSATNIVNVSCYLTPAIRAFANGAATPDTFQSSRTDWLPSVNLRFGLDDKNFIRFAYSKAISRPDIGLLRNTLAINAPIINTTPDSPYIIFNSPTAPKIAANVVGYNFVFAANSGNAALKPLSADQFDLSFERYMGQSSSLTVGLFYKQLHNALSYGQFTRTIPNGASTQTVQINGPSNVKNGGRLMGVEVGYQTFFDFLPGWLSGLGTQLNYTYVHQSGIRNSNLITASSSGDIGAFGAGQQALGGTGFVIDSKRLAGISDHTFNAVALYEKGPVGLRVAYNWRSRYLTQNLDCCIGLPVFQKAAGFLDASLRVSPTDFLELSIEGSNLLNTTTVYQQQIFGDSPQTPGAAAKYIDSAWSRVDRRVQFGVRFKF from the coding sequence ATGAAGGGAACGGACTGGGGCCGCGGCTGTCATGCCGCATTGCGCGGCGGCGTATCGCTGGCGGCGCTTGCAATCATCGCAATGGCAGGAGCGGCGCACGCCCAGGACGGCGCAACGACCGCGCAGCAATCGTCCACGGGTGACACGCCGCAGGAAGAAGCGCCGCGCGACGACATCGTTGTCATCGGCGTCCGCGCCGCGCTCGCCACGGCTCAGAACATCAAGAAGAACGCCGACACCTTCGTCGATTCGATCACGGCGACCGATATCGGCGCCTTCCCCGACAAGTCGGCCGCCGAAGCGCTTCAGCGCGTCCCGGGCATCACCGTCGGCCGGCTGCAGTCCGCCGACGATAGCACGCACCCGTCGGGCGAGCCGACCAGCGTGCTGATCCGCGGCCTCACCCAGGTCCGCACCGAATTCAACGGGCGCGACAGCTTCTCTGCCGATTCAGCGCGCGGCCTGCAGTTCAACGACGTGTCGCCGGAGCTGCTGGCGGGCGTCGATGCCTACAAGAACCAGACCGCCGAGATGATCGAGGGCGGGATCGCCGGCACCGTCAACCTGCGCACGCGCCTGCCCCTGGACCAGAAGGGGCTGCTGGTGACCGGCAGCGTCAAGGCGAACTATGGCGACCGTTCCGAGCGCTGGACGCACGAATTCTCTGGCCTGGTCAGCTATTCGGTCGATACCGCGATCGGGCGGTTCGGCATCCTGGGCAACTATGCCGAGAGCCATGTGGTGACGCGCACCGAAAGCGCCATCATGGACAAGATCGACACCTATTGCACCGCGGGCTTCGGCACGGCGGATCGCGCGATTGTCGGTGCCGACGGCACCATCCCGTGCACCGCCAACCCGTTCGGCGGCAGCGGCTGGGCCTATGCCCCGGACGGCATCCGCTATTCGCAGGTCGATTACGACCGCAAGCGCCGCGGCATCGCCGGCGCGGCCCAGTTCGAGAATAACGCGGGCACGCTCAAGGCGACGGTCCAATATATCGACTCGCACTACACCAATGCCTGGCTGGAGCGTGCCAGCCACACCGTCTTCGACGGCAATTATTTCGGCACGCGCGCCTTCAACCCGCGCTCCGGCTCCGTCCTGGCCGGCAGCAGCGGCCTGACCTTCGGGTCCAACGGCATGCTGCAATCGGGCCTGCTGACCCAGCCGCACGGCAGCTTCAGCGGCACGTTCGAGAGCGTGCAGGCGGCGATCAACGCCGGCTCTGCGGTTCCGGGGATGCCGTTCGTCAACTATTGCGGCGCCGGGGTGTGCGGCGCCAACCCGCGCAACGGCCTCTATTTCCAGAACGAGGCGCGCAACTTCGCGCACGAGGAGGGGACGAGCGATCTCTCGGCGAACATCCGCTGGGATCCGACCGACCGGCTTCACCTCAGCGCCGATGTGCAGTTCATCGACGCGTCGACCTACAATAACGATATTCTGGTCGCGACCGGGTCGATGGCCAATATGCAGTATAGCGTGAACGAGGACGGCACGCCGCGGGTCGAGCTGCTGCCGGGTTCCAACGTCAATTATGCGGCCGGCGGGCTCGCCAATCCGCACAATTATTGGCTCCCCTTCATCCAGGGCCATGTCGAGGACAATGATGCGCAAGAATTCGCCTTCCGCGCGGATGGGGAATATGAATTCGCCGGCGATGGCTGGCTCGACTCGCTCAAGGTCGGCGTGCGCTACGCCAACCGCCGCCAGAAGGTGCGCTACTCGACGTTCAACTGGACTCCGATCGCGGCGAACTGGAACTGTAACGGTCCGGGCTTCAACATCGATAACACCACTGGCGGGGCCTATCCGACCAATACCGGCAACTGCGCCGGCAATGCCGGCCACGCGCCCTTCCGGGGCTATGGCGCGGGCATCTGGGAATCGGCGAGCCTGGGCGATTTCTACGACGGCCAATCCTATCCCAACGGGCCGCTGGTCTATCTCAACCGCGCGACGCTCCAGGATTTTCCGAAGCTGATCTCGTCGCTGAGCGGCGCGGCGACCAATTCGCCGCTCGGCACCGGCTATACCGCGATCTGCGACCGCGCCGAGGCCACCGTGGACGAATGCTTCACCCCGGGCGAGGTGATGCAGATCCGCGAGCGGACCAAGGCGGCCTACGCCATGCTGCGCTTCGGCGGCAACGACAAGACCATCTTCGGCGACGTCACGCTGACGGGCAATGTCGGCCTGCGCGTGGTGCGCACCGAGGAGGAGAGCATCGGCAGCATCGCCTTCCCGGCGGCGAATATCTTCGACGGGTTGCCGGCCTGCAACGCGCCGCTCTCGGCGACCAACATCGTCAACGTCAGCTGCTACCTGACGCCGGCGATCCGCGCGTTCGCCAATGGCGCCGCGACGCCCGATACCTTCCAGTCGTCACGGACGGACTGGCTGCCGAGCGTCAATTTGCGGTTCGGTCTCGACGACAAGAACTTCATCCGCTTCGCCTATTCGAAGGCGATCTCGCGGCCCGACATCGGCCTGTTACGCAACACGCTGGCGATCAACGCGCCGATCATCAACACCACGCCGGACTCGCCCTACATCATCTTCAACTCCCCGACCGCGCCGAAGATCGCGGCCAATGTCGTGGGCTATAATTTCGTGTTCGCGGCGAATTCGGGCAACGCGGCGCTGAAGCCGCTGAGCGCGGACCAGTTCGACCTGTCGTTCGAGCGCTATATGGGGCAGAGCAGCTCGCTGACGGTCGGCCTGTTCTACAAGCAGCTGCACAACGCCCTCTCCTACGGCCAGTTCACGCGCACCATCCCCAACGGCGCCTCGACTCAGACCGTTCAGATCAACGGGCCGAGCAACGTCAAGAACGGCGGCAGGCTGATGGGCGTGGAGGTGGGGTACCAGACCTTCTTCGACTTCCTGCCCGGCTGGCTCAGCGGCCTCGGCACGCAGCTCAACTATACCTATGTCCACCAGTCGGGCATCCGCAACTCGAACCTCATCACCGCGTCGTCAAGCGGCGACATCGGGGCGTTCGGTGCGGGCCAACAGGCGCTGGGCGGCACGGGCTTCGTGATCGACTCGAAACGCCTCGCCGGCATTTCGGACCACACGTTCAACGCGGTCGCGCTGTACGAGAAGGGTCCGGTGGGTCTGCGCGTCGCGTATAACTGGCGGTCGCGCTACCTGACCCAGAATCTCGACTGCTGCATCGGCTTGCCGGTGTTCCAGAAGGCGGCCGGGTTCCTCGACGCGTCGCTGCGGGTCTCGCCGACCGACTTTCTCGAGCTTTCGATCGAAGGGAGCAACCTGCTGAACACCACCACCGTGTATCAGCAGCAGATCTTCGGCGACTCGCCGCAGACGCCCGGCGCCGCGGCCAAATATATCGACTCGGCCTGGAGCCGCGTCGATCGGCGGGTCCAGTTCGGCGTCCGGTTCAAATTCTAG
- a CDS encoding tryptophan halogenase family protein, translated as MQANPRPPSRPPSGNAFRIVILGGGTAGWMCAAGLVRLLDPADYSITLIESDEIGTVGVGEATLPHIKTFNDMLGLDEAEFLRDTRGSIKLGIEFVGWTRPDDRYIHPFGTFGEPWAGVDFQHSWARARLAGRDVGSLQDYSYAIALALANGFEPPSEDMSSIRSTYSYAYHFDAGLYAAFLRNWATARGVERVEGQVMDVGRDAGSGHVETLTLKSGETIAGDLFIDCSGFRSLLVGQTMGVDWCDWSQWLPCDRALAVPCERVAPLTPYTRATAQRGGWIWRIPLQHRTGNGYVFSSSFCEEDAAHATLMAAIDGPALAEPRLLRFQAGRRARAWEGNCVAVGLAGGFLEPLESTSIFLIQAAVTDLANLIPTRATGIDPRLAAEFNRLFEIHYDRARDFVVLHYATNARAGEPLWDHVRAMTLPDSLAHKIALFEESAAAPEYQLGLFSRDSWFSVLEGQRVLPRAYNRLADRIPLDALEARLNDLRARIAASATGRTSHAAFLANYCGEVELERVR; from the coding sequence ATGCAGGCGAACCCCCGGCCCCCTTCCCGCCCACCCTCCGGCAACGCGTTCAGGATCGTGATCCTGGGCGGCGGCACGGCGGGCTGGATGTGCGCGGCTGGACTGGTGCGGCTGCTCGATCCCGCCGACTACAGCATCACGCTGATCGAATCCGACGAGATCGGCACCGTCGGCGTCGGCGAAGCGACGCTGCCGCACATCAAGACCTTCAACGACATGCTCGGGCTCGACGAGGCCGAGTTCCTGCGCGACACGCGCGGGAGCATCAAGCTGGGCATCGAGTTCGTCGGCTGGACCCGACCGGACGACCGCTACATTCACCCGTTCGGCACCTTCGGCGAACCCTGGGCGGGGGTGGATTTCCAGCATAGCTGGGCGCGCGCGCGGCTGGCCGGGCGCGATGTCGGCTCGCTCCAGGACTATAGTTACGCGATCGCGCTGGCCCTCGCCAACGGGTTCGAGCCGCCCAGCGAGGACATGAGCTCGATCCGCTCGACCTATTCCTACGCCTATCATTTCGATGCGGGCCTCTACGCCGCCTTCCTGCGCAACTGGGCGACCGCGCGCGGGGTCGAGCGCGTCGAAGGTCAGGTGATGGACGTAGGCCGAGACGCGGGCAGCGGCCATGTCGAAACGCTGACGCTCAAGTCCGGGGAGACGATCGCCGGCGACCTGTTCATCGACTGCAGCGGGTTCCGCTCGCTGCTCGTCGGGCAGACGATGGGCGTGGACTGGTGCGACTGGAGCCAATGGCTGCCTTGCGACCGCGCGCTCGCCGTGCCCTGCGAGCGCGTCGCGCCGCTCACCCCCTATACGCGTGCGACCGCGCAGCGCGGCGGCTGGATCTGGCGCATCCCGCTTCAGCACCGCACCGGCAACGGTTATGTCTTTTCGAGCAGCTTCTGCGAAGAGGACGCGGCGCATGCCACGCTGATGGCGGCGATCGACGGGCCCGCGCTTGCCGAGCCGCGGCTGCTGCGCTTTCAGGCGGGGCGCCGCGCGCGGGCGTGGGAGGGCAATTGCGTCGCGGTCGGATTGGCCGGCGGGTTCCTCGAGCCGCTCGAATCCACCAGTATCTTCCTGATCCAGGCTGCGGTCACCGATCTCGCCAACCTGATCCCGACGCGCGCGACCGGCATCGACCCGCGCCTTGCCGCCGAGTTCAACCGGCTCTTCGAAATCCACTACGACCGCGCGCGCGATTTCGTCGTGCTGCACTACGCCACCAACGCGCGCGCCGGCGAACCGTTATGGGATCATGTCCGCGCGATGACGCTCCCCGACAGCCTCGCGCACAAGATCGCGTTGTTCGAAGAGAGCGCGGCCGCGCCCGAGTATCAGCTCGGCCTGTTCTCGCGCGACAGCTGGTTCTCGGTGCTGGAGGGGCAGCGAGTGCTGCCGCGCGCTTATAACCGGCTGGCGGATCGCATCCCGCTCGATGCGCTCGAGGCGCGGCTGAACGATCTGCGCGCGCGCATCGCCGCCAGCGCGACGGGCCGCACTTCGCACGCCGCGTTCCTTGCGAATTATTGCGGTGAAGTCGAGCTGGAGCGCGTCCGATGA
- a CDS encoding MFS transporter, producing MRFVQIWNMCLGLFGVQIVWGLQNVNTSRIFQTLGANIDELAILWIAGPAAGLLVQPLIGHLSDRTAGRFGRRRPYIFTGATLAALALFAMPNAQTLWAASLLLWLLTASINVAMEPFRSLVADKLPEERRTSGFAMQVFFIGLGAVFASALPWILTNWFGVSAHAEPGTLPISVRVAYYIGGVCVFLAVGWSVLTTSERPVRIDPDRADAHVIPTAAGAAALMRRGLAWLLGGAGVALAAWLAGGKREIYLLAAMAMIFGLAQLAAVWLRRRGRRSLGMLEIVEDILHMPQLLARLAIVQFFTWFGLFAMWIYATPAVAARHYGTADPTSPAYHEAADWVGILFAGYNGVAAVGAFLLPVVAARIGRRATHAFCLLAGAAALLGFAVIDDPAMLWPSALGLGCAWAAILSIPYAMVASAVPPGKAGVYMGIHNMFLVLPQLVAATVLGPLVGQMFQGQAIAALLLSAVMLALAALCTFAIPRRGAA from the coding sequence ATGCGCTTCGTGCAGATCTGGAACATGTGCCTCGGACTGTTCGGGGTGCAGATCGTCTGGGGCCTGCAGAACGTCAACACGAGCCGCATTTTCCAGACTCTCGGCGCCAATATCGACGAGCTCGCAATCCTGTGGATCGCCGGCCCGGCGGCGGGCCTGCTGGTGCAGCCGCTGATCGGTCATCTCAGCGACCGTACCGCAGGCAGGTTCGGGCGGCGGCGGCCCTATATCTTCACCGGGGCGACGCTGGCTGCGCTGGCCTTGTTCGCCATGCCCAACGCGCAGACGTTGTGGGCGGCGAGCCTGCTGCTGTGGCTGCTGACCGCGTCGATCAATGTCGCGATGGAGCCGTTCCGATCGCTCGTCGCGGACAAGCTGCCCGAGGAGCGGCGGACCAGCGGCTTCGCGATGCAGGTGTTCTTCATCGGCCTGGGCGCGGTGTTCGCGTCCGCGCTGCCGTGGATCCTCACCAACTGGTTCGGGGTGAGTGCGCATGCCGAGCCAGGGACCCTGCCGATATCGGTGCGCGTCGCCTACTATATCGGCGGCGTGTGCGTGTTCCTGGCGGTGGGATGGTCGGTGCTGACCACCTCCGAACGGCCGGTCCGCATCGATCCGGACCGGGCGGATGCGCATGTGATTCCCACCGCGGCCGGCGCCGCGGCGCTGATGCGCAGGGGATTGGCCTGGCTGCTCGGCGGTGCGGGCGTGGCGCTGGCCGCGTGGCTCGCCGGGGGCAAGCGTGAAATCTACCTGCTTGCGGCGATGGCGATGATTTTCGGGCTGGCCCAGCTCGCCGCGGTGTGGCTGCGGCGCCGGGGCAGGCGCTCGCTCGGCATGCTCGAGATCGTCGAGGACATCCTGCACATGCCCCAGCTGCTCGCGCGGCTCGCGATCGTGCAGTTCTTCACCTGGTTCGGCCTGTTCGCGATGTGGATCTATGCGACGCCCGCGGTCGCCGCGCGCCACTATGGCACCGCCGATCCGACCTCGCCCGCCTATCACGAGGCGGCCGACTGGGTCGGTATCCTGTTCGCCGGCTATAACGGCGTTGCGGCGGTTGGCGCGTTCCTGCTGCCCGTCGTGGCGGCACGGATCGGACGGCGCGCGACGCATGCCTTCTGCCTGCTGGCGGGCGCCGCGGCCTTGCTCGGCTTCGCGGTGATCGACGATCCGGCGATGCTGTGGCCGTCCGCGCTCGGCCTCGGCTGCGCCTGGGCGGCGATCCTGTCGATCCCCTATGCGATGGTCGCGAGCGCGGTGCCGCCGGGTAAGGCCGGGGTCTATATGGGCATCCACAACATGTTCCTGGTGCTGCCCCAGCTCGTCGCGGCGACGGTGCTCGGCCCGCTGGTCGGACAAATGTTCCAGGGGCAGGCGATCGCCGCCTTGCTTCTCTCCGCTGTCATGCTGGCGCTGGCGGCGCTGTGCACCTTCGCGATCCCCAGGCGTGGTGCGGCCTAG
- a CDS encoding LacI family DNA-binding transcriptional regulator, with protein MNSTGNNNTTLEDLARLAGVSISTVSRALNDHPLISTRTKQRIWALARDHEYPFRRHMPAAPIGAEGSIAIVTPHMRGGPLPLSHPFFLELLANIGEAARARGCDFTVSHTAPTDYDDLVSVVTTSRASGVIFLGQSMLHEEFNRLAATNARFVVWGARMPGQAYGTVGSDNLLGGRRATLHLARLGRKKILFLGGSDPEAEQRRRGYLEGLKESGLEVDPKLAAQVEFELESAEAAVTRLLRRHIAFDGIIAASDLIALGAIRALRRAGLSVPHDVSVVGYDDMLLARLSTPALSTIRQNTQEAGRKLVSRVLDPNPDHQPEHLPTDLIVRESCGG; from the coding sequence ATGAACAGCACGGGCAACAACAATACGACGCTCGAGGATCTGGCGCGGCTCGCCGGCGTCTCGATCTCGACCGTGTCGCGCGCGCTCAACGATCATCCGTTGATCAGCACGCGGACCAAGCAGCGCATCTGGGCGCTGGCACGGGACCATGAATATCCCTTCCGCCGCCATATGCCCGCGGCGCCGATCGGCGCGGAGGGATCGATCGCGATCGTGACGCCGCACATGCGCGGCGGGCCGCTGCCGCTCTCGCACCCGTTTTTCCTCGAGCTGCTGGCCAATATCGGCGAGGCGGCGCGCGCGCGCGGCTGCGACTTCACGGTCAGTCATACCGCGCCGACCGACTATGACGATCTGGTGTCGGTGGTCACCACCAGCCGCGCGAGCGGCGTGATCTTCCTCGGCCAGAGCATGCTGCACGAGGAGTTCAACCGCCTCGCGGCGACCAATGCCCGCTTCGTGGTGTGGGGCGCGCGCATGCCGGGACAGGCGTATGGCACAGTAGGTTCGGACAACCTGCTGGGCGGGCGGCGCGCGACGCTCCATCTCGCGCGGCTGGGGCGGAAGAAGATCCTCTTCCTCGGCGGCAGCGATCCCGAGGCGGAGCAGCGCCGCCGCGGCTATCTCGAGGGGCTCAAGGAAAGCGGGCTCGAAGTCGATCCCAAGCTCGCCGCGCAGGTCGAGTTCGAGCTCGAATCGGCCGAAGCCGCGGTCACCCGACTACTGCGCCGGCATATCGCGTTCGATGGCATCATCGCCGCCAGTGACCTGATCGCGCTCGGCGCCATCCGCGCACTGCGCCGTGCCGGGCTATCGGTGCCGCACGACGTATCGGTGGTCGGCTATGACGACATGCTGCTCGCGCGCCTCAGCACGCCGGCGCTCAGCACGATCCGGCAGAACACGCAGGAGGCGGGGCGCAAGCTCGTCTCCCGGGTGCTCGACCCAAACCCCGACCATCAGCCCGAGCATCTTCCGACCGACCTGATCGTCCGCGAATCCTGTGGCGGCTGA
- a CDS encoding tryptophan 7-halogenase: MSAPTRIVIAGSDTALWLSAVMLARALAPAEVTVTAVELPGNRGPADVHPTLPPLEALHNRIGIDEAALLRIVGGCFSLGHNFTDASGMAPAFLHAYGGAGAPIEGADFFAYWLKARRYGLPVPLEEFSLAAAAARHGRLLLPNEETELYGRSDYGYHLPALAYAQSLRSLAEKAGVAIHPAETARPVLDSERGDIVALEIGSGRIEGDLFLDATGPEAALIAAIDPARESWRAQFPADRMLAARGPGVAPIPVYAEIRAWQGGWTALHPAIAQTHVVQAYVSGACSDDAALDRARSASGLALDDAVVRPLDPGRRTAWRRNCIAIGEAACVFDPVHGVELHAIQLGLVQLLASFPAGNGSYDARRAEYNRVMHAAFERVRDFQSAHYALARYAGGFWAEGRAAPLPEAVAHAIDLFRARGEVPPFEEESFLPDSWRALFIGHGLVPDSYLPAIDRTPPDEVKAQLRRMLGFVREQVLEAPTHDQYLARIMAHSHG; the protein is encoded by the coding sequence ATGAGCGCGCCGACGCGCATCGTAATCGCGGGGAGCGATACAGCGCTGTGGCTGAGCGCGGTAATGCTGGCGCGCGCGCTGGCGCCGGCGGAGGTCACGGTCACCGCTGTCGAGCTGCCCGGCAATCGCGGACCCGCCGACGTCCATCCCACGCTGCCGCCGCTGGAGGCGCTGCACAACCGCATCGGCATCGACGAGGCGGCGTTGCTGCGCATCGTCGGCGGCTGCTTCTCGCTCGGGCACAACTTCACCGATGCCTCGGGCATGGCACCGGCCTTCCTCCACGCCTATGGCGGCGCCGGCGCGCCGATCGAGGGCGCCGATTTCTTCGCCTATTGGCTCAAGGCGCGCCGGTACGGGCTGCCGGTTCCGCTGGAGGAATTCTCGCTTGCCGCAGCCGCCGCGCGGCACGGCCGGCTGCTGCTCCCGAACGAGGAGACCGAACTCTATGGCCGCAGCGACTATGGCTATCATCTGCCGGCCCTCGCCTATGCGCAGAGCCTGAGATCGCTGGCGGAGAAGGCAGGCGTCGCGATCCATCCGGCGGAAACCGCACGGCCGGTGCTGGACTCCGAGCGCGGCGATATCGTCGCGCTGGAGATCGGGAGCGGGCGGATCGAGGGCGATCTGTTCCTCGATGCGACGGGCCCGGAGGCAGCGCTGATCGCGGCGATCGACCCGGCGCGCGAAAGCTGGCGCGCGCAGTTTCCGGCCGATCGCATGCTCGCCGCGCGCGGGCCGGGCGTCGCGCCGATCCCGGTCTATGCCGAAATCCGCGCCTGGCAGGGCGGGTGGACCGCGCTTCACCCCGCGATCGCGCAGACGCACGTCGTGCAGGCCTATGTCTCGGGCGCATGCAGCGACGACGCGGCGCTGGACCGTGCCCGCTCGGCGAGCGGGCTGGCGCTGGACGATGCCGTCGTCCGGCCGCTCGATCCCGGCCGGCGGACGGCGTGGCGGCGCAACTGCATTGCGATCGGCGAGGCGGCGTGCGTGTTCGATCCGGTGCATGGTGTGGAACTACACGCGATCCAGCTCGGGCTGGTGCAACTGCTCGCGAGCTTCCCCGCCGGTAATGGCAGCTATGACGCCCGGCGCGCCGAATATAACCGCGTGATGCACGCCGCGTTCGAGCGAGTGCGCGATTTCCAGTCGGCGCATTATGCGCTCGCCCGCTATGCCGGGGGCTTCTGGGCGGAGGGTAGGGCCGCGCCGCTGCCGGAAGCAGTGGCGCACGCCATCGACCTGTTCCGCGCGCGCGGCGAGGTGCCGCCGTTCGAGGAAGAGAGCTTCCTGCCCGACAGCTGGCGCGCCTTGTTCATCGGCCACGGCCTCGTGCCCGACAGCTATCTGCCCGCGATCGATCGCACCCCGCCCGACGAGGTAAAGGCGCAGCTGCGGCGCATGCTCGGCTTTGTGCGGGAACAAGTGCTCGAGGCGCCGACCCATGATCAGTATCTCGCCCGCATCATGGCGCATTCGCATGGTTGA